The following are encoded together in the Arcobacter aquimarinus genome:
- a CDS encoding monooxygenase: protein MSYILQVDFPHDGIFGEEFSKAFVDLAKDISNEEGLLWKIWTESETTKEAGGIYLFSNEADAKRYLEKHTKRLESFGYKNIRGKIFKVSEELSKITKANFL, encoded by the coding sequence AGGTAGATTTTCCACATGATGGAATTTTTGGTGAAGAATTTTCTAAAGCTTTTGTTGATTTAGCAAAAGATATATCAAATGAAGAGGGATTACTTTGGAAAATTTGGACTGAAAGTGAAACTACAAAAGAAGCTGGTGGAATTTATTTATTTTCAAATGAAGCTGATGCAAAAAGATATTTGGAAAAACATACAAAAAGACTTGAGAGTTTTGGATATAAAAATATAAGAGGAAAAATTTTTAAAGTAAGTGAAGAGTTAAGCAAAATTACAAAAGCAAACTTTTTATAA